A genomic segment from Streptomyces sp. NBC_01233 encodes:
- the ssb gene encoding single-stranded DNA-binding protein: MRNDIPLTVIGNLVEDPELRFTPNGVPVARFTIASTPRTYDREAAAWRDGEPTFMDCTAWRHLAENLAASAGKGARLVVTGRLRTDRWETPEGEKRSKVVMDADEVGASMTFATVIIARTTRTTPPREAAPDDPWTTASPTRPDPTAATGPADPPF, from the coding sequence ATGCGCAACGACATTCCACTTACAGTCATCGGGAACCTCGTCGAGGACCCGGAGCTGCGGTTCACCCCCAACGGGGTACCGGTGGCCCGGTTCACCATCGCCTCCACCCCACGGACCTACGACCGGGAAGCGGCCGCCTGGCGAGACGGCGAGCCCACCTTCATGGACTGCACCGCCTGGCGCCACCTCGCCGAAAACCTCGCCGCCTCGGCCGGCAAAGGAGCCCGGCTGGTAGTCACCGGCAGACTGCGCACCGACCGGTGGGAGACCCCCGAAGGCGAGAAGCGCTCGAAGGTGGTGATGGACGCCGACGAAGTGGGAGCCTCCATGACATTCGCCACCGTCATCATCGCGCGCACCACCCGCACCACCCCGCCCAGAGAGGCGGCCCCGGACGACCCGTGGACCACCGCCAGCCCCACCCGACCCGACCCTACGGCTGCCACGGGACCGGCGGACCCACCCTTCTGA